A DNA window from Akkermansiaceae bacterium contains the following coding sequences:
- a CDS encoding YlbF family regulator — protein MSAVAEQSAVIEKTKELCAEIVADASFRKNQAKVERFLADDAARLQYQSVHERGDELAHKQRAGIELSKSEVTEFEAARDALFANEIARDFLEAQRELEQLQGEIAKYVGATIELGRVATEDDIQESGGCCGGGCGCG, from the coding sequence ATGTCAGCCGTTGCCGAACAGTCCGCAGTCATTGAGAAAACCAAAGAACTTTGCGCCGAAATCGTCGCGGATGCTTCCTTCCGTAAGAACCAGGCCAAGGTCGAGCGATTCCTCGCCGATGACGCCGCCCGCCTCCAGTACCAGAGCGTCCATGAGCGCGGTGACGAACTCGCCCACAAGCAGCGCGCCGGGATCGAGCTGAGCAAGTCCGAGGTCACCGAATTCGAAGCCGCCCGTGACGCGCTCTTCGCCAACGAGATCGCCCGCGACTTCCTCGAAGCCCAGCGTGAACTCGAGCAACTCCAAGGTGAGATCGCCAAATACGTGGGTGCCACCATCGAACTCGGCCGCGTTGCGACCGAGGACGACATCCAGGAGTCCGGCGGCTGCTGTGGTGGTGGCTGCGGTTGCGGCTGA